Proteins encoded in a region of the Sphingomonas sp. OV641 genome:
- a CDS encoding C13 family peptidase, protein MKRLLTILLAGLAGAAPAQTYEPPQHTRPVPLVASAGEAGLMELADQGGAIEHDRPPAWQLAEHRRLSAALATLAPQRKGVVDAYVVAAALDSDPVFGREAREAARVLGRRYDAERRTIVLAGTDGTVESALPMGSPANLDMVLARVAEVMDPGEDVLVLYTTSHGARFGIVYSDADQGFGAISPRRLWSTLSQLGIRNRLILISACYAGVFVPILSSDTTAIITAASSDRTSFGCQSDNDWTFFGDALVNRALRKRQPLAAAASEAAQTIASWERDASLEPSDPQVSIGQGATRWLAALDARSPAGASAPVGRPANASLLTAGR, encoded by the coding sequence ATGAAGAGGCTGCTGACGATCCTGTTGGCCGGGCTGGCCGGGGCGGCGCCGGCGCAGACCTATGAGCCGCCGCAGCACACGCGGCCCGTTCCGCTCGTGGCCAGCGCTGGAGAAGCGGGGCTGATGGAACTCGCCGATCAGGGGGGCGCGATCGAACATGATCGCCCGCCCGCCTGGCAACTGGCCGAACATCGCCGCCTGTCGGCCGCCCTCGCCACATTGGCCCCACAGCGCAAGGGCGTGGTCGACGCCTATGTCGTCGCCGCCGCCCTGGACAGCGATCCCGTTTTCGGCCGGGAGGCGCGCGAGGCAGCAAGGGTTCTTGGCCGACGTTATGATGCGGAGCGGCGAACCATCGTGCTCGCCGGAACGGATGGCACCGTCGAAAGCGCGCTGCCGATGGGCTCGCCCGCCAATCTGGACATGGTGCTGGCCCGCGTCGCTGAAGTGATGGATCCCGGCGAGGACGTACTGGTGCTCTATACGACCAGCCACGGGGCCCGCTTCGGCATCGTGTACAGTGACGCTGATCAGGGCTTTGGCGCGATCTCGCCGCGTCGGCTGTGGAGCACCTTGTCGCAACTGGGCATCCGCAATCGCCTGATCCTGATCAGCGCCTGTTATGCCGGCGTCTTCGTGCCGATCCTGTCGAGTGACACCACCGCGATCATCACCGCCGCCTCGTCGGATCGCACCTCATTCGGCTGCCAATCGGACAATGACTGGACGTTCTTCGGTGACGCGCTGGTCAATCGCGCGCTGCGCAAGCGGCAACCGCTCGCGGCCGCCGCAAGCGAAGCCGCCCAGACGATCGCCAGTTGGGAACGCGATGCGAGCCTCGAACCCTCCGATCCGCAGGTGTCGATCGGCCAGGGAGCGACGCGCTGGCTCGCGGCGCTCGATGCGCGCAGCCCGGCCGGAGCAAGCGCGCCGGTCGGGCGGCCCGCAAATGCGAGCTTGCTGACTGCCGGCAGGTGA